CAGCTCAGGTCAAGTTTGCAATACAagttttttcctccactgaaaatactgaaaaatcaaAGTGAGACTTTTGTTCAAGTTAGTGGACAAGTTTATGGTCTGTACAGATGAACTTTGTAAGTGCTTTCAGTCTTtactgcagcagggaaaaattagttttaactCTGTCCCACTGCCTAAGGAAGACAGGATAATCTTTTCATTAAACACTTAAGTCTTTCCTACTTGTCTTAAATCTCACAGAACTTCAATACAAGCTAGTGAATgtgaaagagcagaagaaagcagcaggtTTCTCACTGTCAGGACCCCCTCGTCTGCCACTTGTCTGCCCACTCTTAATTGCTCATTGTTCTGTGTATGATAGAGATGAGTCATGAGAGGTTTAAAGATGATTTCACCTGAATTTTAGCATTTACAAATTTCAAATGCATGGTATAAAAGTGTTTCTTGTCTACAGGTTTCTGAACAGTGCCTTGCAAATGTACAACCttttaaaaagatgtattttcctAATGGTGGAATGGTAAATCAGTGAAGgcacagaaacatggaaagCAAAATTTGGGGGAGATGTGAAGCAAGCTTCTTTATCACTGGTTCTAAAAAGAAACAGGCTTCACATTCGAATTTGAGCATGAGACCCAAGCTTTGCAGATCAGTAAAAGTATACACACAATTTGCCACTCTTGACAAATTAATTATGATTTAACAAAAATGTTTAGTATATGAAAATCACACTTTgtttaaagtaatttcaaaatggGCTGCAAGAGTTGCTGCTTTGCATGTGCTTTGCTGTTGAGTGATTTTCATATCCAGAAATGAAGTCAACTTGTTCTCAGTAGTTTCCTTTCAAATCTGCAAGGAAGTTCTTGCTACTGGCCTTtggccttcttttttttttttttttttttaacagaagaggTTATTGGGCTTTAACTGTTGTGTTTTAGAATAATTGTAGCCctacacagagaagaaaaactggcCCAACTACATCAGGTTTCACAGGTATCACAACTTGCAcacagctgggattttttttttttttcaatagaatAATCTGTTGTGGCACTGAATGTTAGTGACACTCGGTCTGGTTTGTAGTAGTAATCTTTATTTCTCACTGGGTCATTACTTCCTTATCACattctgcctttccttcctgctgcacaCAACTCATTGAGTTACTGATAGCTCAAGTTTGCAAGTTCTCTCTGACTGAATTATAGTTCTAATCATCCAGTTGATGCCTGTAGATCATTAGTTGAtacaggaacagaaaatgaCACTCCGGCCAAAAGACTGGGAAGATACTACACTGTTTGTACCCTGAATTGCTGATTTGCTCCCTCTACTTCAGCCTGTGCGACCTACTTCCACAGTTCCTATGCTGAGGGTTCCAGCCAGAGCAGTGAAATTGCCAGCAAAACACAATGCATCATCCAtgaattataaaaattaatattcataACTCATTCATAATCCCAATATATACTTTGAAACTTGCTTCAGGCAACTACTGTACATAATAGTACTCATTAAAAAGAGGTATTGTGAATATAACCAGGTTATTTTGATGCATGGCTGTGTCAGCAGCCACTTGACTGAGTGTTGATCTACTCTCTGCTGAGACAACAGCTGTCAAGAATGGAAACTTGTACTGAATGCATTTAGTCCATGATTGCACTGATCTGAGAAACCTGTATTTCCCTAAGCAGGTAAGGGACAATTGTTGCAGCTAAGAGAGACCATATTGATCTAGTGTGGATCTTCAACTGCATTTGCTAAGTGCTTGGATTGGGGGTTCATAATAATTGTCACTTAGATGTGAACTGTCAATCCACTTAAAACAGCTTTGATTAAACTGTAAGTATTGGCGGGAGGTGGAGAGTGTATATAATCTTCCAAAAAAGTCAACTAGGTATCATTTTAAAATTGTCCTTTGGCACCTTGGTCTTTCTCTCTATTCAGGGAGGGTTTCTACTACCCAGTTCTTGCTACGCAGCTCTGTGTTGGCTCGCCCTGCCCTGTGAATGCGTGAATGAAAAGGAGCCGTCACTAGAGAATTATTTATCTGTAGCCTGTGTTGTAGATGGGGAGTCTGCCTCCCGATTttccagaggtgctgctgtggggaggtgAGGAATGAATGCTCAGTTGCTGAGCCGCGGTATTGCATAGGGATGCGGGAGAAGCAGTTCTGTGgggagaagcagctctgcagcggCGCACCTACTGGACGAGGTGTCTCTTGGAAAAGCACAGTTACACGTAAAcagggtgggggttttttctagGCCTTTGTAGTGCTAACTTTCACTTCCGCAGCAGCAAAAAAAGACACCCCCGTTTTCAGCAGATAAaaacttacttttaaaaaaaaatacaaagacacCGTGTGCTGTTCCCTTAAGCTTATTTTACAGATGTGTGTATGAAATACGCTCACATTCCGTGAGGGAGCAGGACTGTGCGGTTACCTCACCGACTAACTGAGCTCGGTAGGGCCTCCGGAGAAGATCGCGCGGAGCTCGGCAGGAGTTCGGGCGGAGCTCGGCAGGAGCTCGGCAGGAGTTCGGCAGGAGTTCGGCAGGAGTTCGGGCAGAGCTCGGCAGGAGCTCGGCAGGAGCTCGGTGGGGGAGTTCGGGCGctcgccccgccccgccccgccccgccccgccccgccccgccccgccccgccgcgctgTTCCCGCCGTGCGGCGGCGCGGCCGCCTCAGCCGGCTCGGCTTGAGCGCCGCCCGCGGTTCGGGCTCGGCGTCCGGTGCGATGGAGGCGGAAAGGCTGATGGTGCTGTTCGGGGACGACTCGGTGGAGGTGCACTACGCCGGGGGGTCCCGCTTGCTGCTGTCTCCTTGCGGCTCGGAGTATCTGTACGAAGCGGCGCTCCCCGCGGCCGCCCACCCGCTCCAGCCGGCGGTGACCACCCGCCAGCGGGTCGCCTTCGTCGTCAGTGCCTACCGGGTATGCGGCGGGCAGTGCTTTTGGGGACGGGAGCGCTGCACCTCGTCCCTGCGCCGTCCCAGGGACCATCCCTTGGGCAGTGCCTGGACTGCCTCCCTgcgcgggagcggggcggcccGGGGCATCACGGCACCAACAAGAGTTCTTGTTTCTCTCTGTAAAAAAAGGAGATGGTTTCATAGCCTCAGCTCCACAAAAGATCAGTATGAAATCAGCTTGAAATTTTATCACTGCATGGAATAACTCGTaacagggtttgtttttctttgcacttcAACAGGAGCAACTTCTACGAGCGCTAGATTTCCGGAATGCGTTTTCTTCTCGCCCTTACTTGCCTTCACGTGTTATACCTCcggaaagaaaaaaggtgggAGTTAGCCGTGTAATGCTTTTGTACAACAAACTTCTCTAGCGGACTTAATATCATTTCACAGGCCGTGGAGATCTATTCAGTGCAGTTCGGCTAATCTTCGTCATCTTTCTTAAAACTGCCATTTAAATTAGGTTTTAACTCTTACTTAGCCCTCTGTTTATGCACTTCTTTGAAGCCAAACACTGAAGTTAGTTTCCTCCTAGTAAGGGCAAGACCTAGGATTTTGTACATTGTTACATTTTGGCAGTAGAAACTTTTCAGGGCGGTCACGGTCACAGTGCAACGGGAGGGTGTTTTCCGTGAGGGCGTCAGATCTTCCCATTGAAGTACCTGCGTGAAAATGCTGCTGAGGTCTGTGAGAGGAATGGGGCAAAGTGTCTCTCTGTGGGAATGGCTGCTCCAGGTCAGACTGAACATCCATCCAGAGACCAGTTTACCATTTATGGAAGTTTTGCTCCTGATCAGCATCTCTCTGGGTGTACCCACCAAAAATGAGGGCACAGCGTGGTGGGAATCTTAAAACAACTGATTAATCAGGCAAGTTTTAAAGCTTTTAGACTGACCCTTCATTAGTAACACACTTCATGCTGATGTTTAGCTGCCTAAAGTACTGTTGCTCAGTATCACTATATACTTAATTAAAAGACATCAGCCCTTACCAGTTATGCATTCTCTGCAAAGTACAGAAGCAAAGAGCTGATGGTCTGTTCTTAGGTGAGTGACTGGTGAGTTACTGGTGAGCGACTTCCACCTTCTCTCAGGCCTTGAAAGATCTTGGTCGTTTGGAGGTTGGCTGGGTTTCTAGACTGTTTTTAACTTACAGCATCCCTTGTGACTACCTGCTTCAGCATGCTGAAGAATAACTTTCCTAGGCCACAGCAAGAACCTTTCCGTGCTGGTTGGCTTCTCCCCCACAAtccttttttgttgctttgtttttttccccctcactttGAGAAAAACTCCTGCcttttttaaagccaaaataGTCTTTCTAGAACTCCTGAGATTGTCCTTCTCCAGCAATTTACTGTCAGTTAATTGTTCTGTGGCCTGTTACCAACCAGTGCCCATGTTTTCAAGGCCTTTGCTCTTTGCCACACTCCAGCAGTCCACCATAATAAAGTAAGAGTTTATTAAGCTAGCTCTCATAACAAGTTGTTAATGAGCCTGACAGGCCAGCCCGGGGCCTTGCACAGTTAACCTGAGACCTGTTACTACCAGTGACAATACTTTCATGGGCCACAGGGCACAAAAACACTTAGACTGCATTACTTGCCTTGTGCTTGAGCTCAAAACAACCCATTCCTGTGGTGTGCTTAGGCTCTCCTTTGGCCACTCCAACCACCCACATTTCTAGGACAGCTCCATGAGGGGGATCTTGTCAGTGTTCCGAACTGCAGCTAGTATTCAAAATGCAGGTTAACTGTGAATATATATTCAGTGATATCACTATGTGTTCAGTTTGTTCTTGTTCCATTCCTAGAATTTTCAAGCATTTCATACTGATTAAACTGCTGGTGAGCATTGAGTACGTTTTCATGGGAGTGAGAATTACAACACTGGGATCTTGGTTGGCAGCAGTCAGCTTGGAGCCCATTCtcctatataaaaaaaatatataactatatatagTTAGGATTGCCTTTCCCCATTTAGATCACATTATATTTATCTCAACTGAATTTTTATCTGCAGCCTCGTTGTCTGgtattgattatttttttagtgtCCTTTTGCAATTCTTCATCAAATTGACTGATAATCAGTATGAACAAGATAGTTCAGCCATTCtctcccattttttaaaaagcagttggAAGcacaaatacatacatatataacATAGTTATATTTGTGGACAGTTGTGGACTGTCAGTTGTGCCTGGTCAGTTGCCCATGTACCTTACTAATTTATGACTggatattaaattaaaatattattgctAGATAGAACTCTTTAGTACGGGAGGAAGCAGATATGAAGATTAGATGTTTTGCTTCCTCTGAGTTCATACATGCAGATAAATATGGAGCAGCATTTCTTGCCATACATCACCTTGCTGAAGGACTGAATTGATTTAAATGTAAATGCTCCTTTGCAGGTTCTGGAAGGCAGGTCATTTTTTATCTTGCTGTACATTCCAATCCTTTTTCTTGTATTAGATTCTTCTTAGTGATACCTTAGAAATTAAATGGCCtgaccctgctgcagctgatcTGACAAGATGTTTAGACAATGGCAGTGTGAAGATCTCATCTGTAGATGGCTGTGCTCACCTTTACTTGTCAGAATTGCAGCAAGAATTTACAGTGGAGTTCTTATGCAAAGTCAGCCAGTCATCTGCAGCATACTCATGCTCCTCTGAAAAGAACAGCAACTATCAAAGCAGAGATCAGTGTGGAAAACCAAGTAAAAATTATGCTGCAGAAAAATCAAGAATAAACGGTAAGAATAAACATGTTTGTGCTGAAGGAAAATACCGGgaaccaacaaaaccaaaggacaaaggagatggagatggagtCCCTTTGTTCCGCACAAATTGTTCTTCTGAATACACGTGGGTTACACAGCGCTGGACTATTTCCTCCTGCCCAGAAGAATGGAAATACCCTTTGTCCTTGGCACTGAAGTGCTGTAACTTACATACTGTGAAGAATGTAATGAAGACATATGAGAAAAACAGCTGTACAGCTGTTGAAAGTGACGTTTTAGCAGACCCTGAAACACATGAAACAGTTTCTCGTTTACCTACAGCTTTGCCACTCAGCTGCAGAGCCCCACATTTACACAGGTAATTTAAGCTGTTTACTTTGTAGTTGTTAACATATGTTTTACAATTCTGCAGTTTGGAACTTCAACTTCTAGTGAAATAACTGAATCCtagctataaaaaaaaagtttaaaattactatcagttgggggttttttaggaACTTCTTGAAACATGACATTGTAAAACCAACATTCTGTAACCTACTGTAGTGAAGCTATAGTAATTAGTtcagagaaaaagtaaattttattttctgacatgCTGTATGaacatgcaaaagaaaaagagaatgttgAAAAAAGAACTCAGGTTTTGTATTGAAAAAAGAACACAGGTTTTGTATTGGGTTGGCTtggtttttcctcttcatttttgaAAAGATAATGCTTCTGAGGTGGGCCAGTGGCATATGCTGTCTGTCAGCAtcactaaaaataataataaaaaaaaaacatttgcagGATTGAGAAGTTTAATTTGGTAACTAATGGGGATAATCAGGGAGTCAGAGGACTCTGAAAATATgcatccctttttcttttgaataagTGTGCATACATCAGTTCTAGTTACAGAAATTATtaccagcacacacacacacacacacacagaaaaacaaccagCACATGGACTTAGTGACGCTTTCATTGCATTTTATACAGGTGGACTTTCTGTGACTTCTTTCAGAATGAAGATACGGAGAAGTATTCATTCCCTCAGCTAATTCACGTTGTGTGGTGCCAGGGTGTTTTCTACAGGTATGTAGGACGTAATTTGTGTTATCTGGAAGACTTTATTTGTATGGGAGTTAAACTTTAAATGTCTTACTTTGTCCCTTTCTCACTCTCTGAGAAATGGAACATAATCTTCATGTCAGAGtctctttgtttcttctatTTGTTCACTGAACTTCACATTTTCTAGCACAGTGTATTACCAGGTCTGAATCTGAAATCATGTTTAAGTGATTATATGATTCCTTAAAGGTTTACTGGACAGCTGGACTTCCCACAGATTTCACTAATAATCATGGTACTTGGTTtctttgcaaattatttttctccttttggtgCTGAAAATTTCTTAGTTTATAAATGTTTATCTTGGTGACCCAATTCACATGTTTCAGGCACTTCAGCTGTGGATTTTCCTGGCAAGTCACCTTGTCCATATggtcaaccaaaaaaaaaaaaaaaaaaacaaccaaaaaaaaccaacaaaccaaaacacaacaatAAGACTTTAAAATTGAAATTGCTACAACTGCTATTAGCATCTAAAAGTCTTTGATGAAAGTATTACTGGTGTTTAAACTTCTAAACTTTCTGCCCAGTGCTCTTCATTTTTCGTCAGTGTAATTCCTAAATTTTCAACTAATCTAAACCAAATGTTTAGCAGCACTTCAGAGCTTTTTTCTGAGAATCCTCATTTCCTTGGAAGTATGGTGAGTAGCCATACTTATTCTTGTAAGTTCCACCTCCAAAGTCCAGGCATCTAACCAGAGTTGCAAAATTGGGTCATTAAATTGGTTTTAGGCTCAGAGATACCATATGGTCACAACTTAAAAAACATTGATCTTTGTGAAAAACACACAGCTGCAGTGGAAATTAAGATCTTCAGATGGTTCAGGAATTGTTCAGTCTGGCTGTTTCCTGTGTACACTAGGTAGGGCTGGTCTACCAAGAAagttggatttttcttttcgGGATCACCGTGTTTTGTGGTCAGTGGAATGAGAGGTGTTTACCTCAACACAAAAAAGCTTCCCTTAGCTTACTGAAATCCCATCCCCATGCACATGTGCAAACAAAGAGCCTGGTAATGCTAATCTTCTgtgttaaaagaaattattggtACATTCTGCTGTTCGTCAAACAGTAGAAAATTTTCACATGTGAGTTGCTGTGTGTCTCTGCTTATTGTTTTCTTCAGGTGTACTAATCTGTTTTCCTTGTATAGTGACACAGCATTTCAAATAATTGCTTAaaatcttgttatttttcttagaTTTATCCATGGTAAGACAAACATCACAGAAATTTATCCTGGTGATGACTCATTTTTCAAGTCAGAGGGAGCAtttttgggaaaatatttcGTACGTTATACAATccaaaaaggaacaaaaaaggtataaaactatttaaaaactaaaactacTTAGAAGTATGTTTCAAACTCCTTCAAGTTAGCAGCTTCCTTAAGACAATTGGCTGTGCAGTGTGTAGTGAAGTCAACACTGGTAATTACTATAATGCCTCAATCAAGCCATCAGTCATACAAAAAGATGAGATTATTCCTTCTGTTTCAGAATTTATTGTTGTAAATTTTACACAATAAGAAAAATCTTCctcattttaacatttattttatcaaaCTCAAAAGTAAGATTCTACAACAACCATTTCTCACTAATTTAGAAGTTTAGTCTTGAAGCCAGTGTATTGATTAGAGTTTAATCTCTTTGTACTTGGAAGTGTTTTCTACTAGAACCTAGAAAATGCAGGTTTTGTTCTGTCTTTGCTGTTCAGTGCTGGAGAAAGGATTTTGCCCCTCTCTGTCTGTCAAGTTCTACCAGAGGAGGGGTCCTCTCAAGTGCTAATGCAGCaccttgtatttttaaagcagaattaagAATCAGATTTGTTCTCTTGGAACACAGGCTTTTACTTGTAGTCAAACATTGTCACTCAGTAATGAACTATAGTCTCCTCTCTGACTGTAAAGAAActgaatatttgaatatttcttcACACAGACATAAGGTTAAGGATACACTTTTCAATG
This sequence is a window from Corvus moneduloides isolate bCorMon1 chromosome Z, bCorMon1.pri, whole genome shotgun sequence. Protein-coding genes within it:
- the CZH5orf34 gene encoding uncharacterized protein C5orf34 homolog isoform X1; the protein is MEAERLMVLFGDDSVEVHYAGGSRLLLSPCGSEYLYEAALPAAAHPLQPAVTTRQRVAFVVSAYREQLLRALDFRNAFSSRPYLPSRVIPPERKKILLSDTLEIKWPDPAAADLTRCLDNGSVKISSVDGCAHLYLSELQQEFTVEFLCKVSQSSAAYSCSSEKNSNYQSRDQCGKPSKNYAAEKSRINGKNKHVCAEGKYREPTKPKDKGDGDGVPLFRTNCSSEYTWVTQRWTISSCPEEWKYPLSLALKCCNLHTVKNVMKTYEKNSCTAVESDVLADPETHETVSRLPTALPLSCRAPHLHRWTFCDFFQNEDTEKYSFPQLIHVVWCQGVFYRFIHGKTNITEIYPGDDSFFKSEGAFLGKYFVRYTIQKGTKKVEEKMYSVNSLPPDVSGNPYSISSIITQATKILQYCCKTKLSLNHNYYLCCWKVVPEADGREMLPVLLHEKVIPSVGRLVVYSDHKVHAGFWDGTTLTMVWDFSSSCSEIQINEDVGWCKLSTPNGLQQLIQISHPGVYERYIRTAIEWCRSLNEMKEIPEYTAHPVTQENWSADAELEKIQRFNFLLDNSNILRRTSAEKSNPSGITVRKNENRSEMEELSEGCVLEALEKTSKVIQDIESLLAASGK
- the CZH5orf34 gene encoding uncharacterized protein C5orf34 homolog isoform X2, with protein sequence MEAERLMVLFGDDSVEVHYAGGSRLLLSPCGSEYLYEAALPAAAHPLQPAVTTRQRVAFVVSAYREQLLRALDFRNAFSSRPYLPSRVIPPERKKILLSDTLEIKWPDPAAADLTRCLDNGSVKISSVDGCAHLYLSELQQEFTVEFLCKVSQSSAAYSCSSEKNSNYQSRDQCGKPSKNYAAEKSRINGKNKHVCAEGKYREPTKPKDKGDGDGVPLFRTNCSSEYTWVTQRWTISSCPEEWKYPLSLALKCCNLHTVKNVMKTYEKNSCTAVESDVLADPETHETVSRLPTALPLSCRAPHLHRWTFCDFFQNEDTEKYSFPQLIHVVWCQGVFYRFIHGKTNITEIYPGDDSFFKSEGAFLGKYFVRYTIQKGTKKVEEKMYSVNSLPPDVSGNPYSISSIITQATKILQYCCKTKLSLNHNYYLCCWKVVPEADGREMLPVLLHEKVIPSVGRLVVYSDHKVHAGFWDGTTLTMVWDFSSSCSEIQINEDVGWCKLSTPNGLQQLIQISHPGVYERYIRTAIEWCRSLNEMKEIPEYTAHPVTQENWRKSLKFFLNKVTLVLLDNSNILRRTSAEKSNPSGITVRKNENRSEMEELSEGCVLEALEKTSKVIQDIESLLAASGK